A genome region from Bacteroidia bacterium includes the following:
- a CDS encoding CCA tRNA nucleotidyltransferase, producing the protein MAVNKLFISPNMILPIAETAEKSLWQILKNIGTQLKTPVYTVGGYVRDWLLDRPCKDIDIVVLGNGVSFAQHFATAIGCHEIIIYENYGTAMVKMADYTIEFVGARKESYKQHSRKPIVENGTLLDDQLRRDFTINTLSISLNQDSFGQLIDPFHGIEDLRQRIIRTPTDPCITFSDDPLRMLRAIRFASTLNFTILPQTLEAIKQYAGRISIISYERISEELNKMIMAVKPSAGFKLLYETGLLALIFPEMQKLSGVEEMEGKAHKDNFWHTLQVLDNLSVYSDNLWLRWAAILHDIAKPQTKRFDSKAGWTFHGHEDKGAKMVPKIFTRLKLPLNEKMRYVQKLVQLHLRPIALVDDVVTDSAIRRLVVDAGDDLEDLMKLCRADITTRDKRKLNRYLANFKHVEERIAQITERDHLRNWQPPVSGEVIMERYKLNPSPTVGQIKLAIRNVILDGIVPNEFQAAINYLDELVPKIIANNNATKTTESTSHTQT; encoded by the coding sequence GTGGCGGTTAATAAACTCTTCATAAGCCCTAACATGATTTTACCCATTGCCGAGACCGCAGAAAAGTCTTTATGGCAAATTCTAAAAAATATTGGTACTCAATTAAAAACCCCCGTTTATACCGTTGGCGGTTATGTGAGAGATTGGTTACTTGACCGCCCGTGCAAAGATATTGACATTGTGGTATTGGGAAATGGTGTCTCTTTTGCCCAGCATTTTGCTACAGCTATCGGATGCCATGAAATAATTATTTATGAAAACTACGGAACAGCTATGGTTAAAATGGCAGATTATACCATAGAATTTGTCGGTGCGCGCAAAGAAAGCTATAAGCAACATTCTCGGAAACCTATTGTAGAAAACGGAACTTTGTTAGATGACCAATTACGTAGAGACTTTACTATAAATACTTTATCTATATCTCTCAATCAAGATTCTTTTGGGCAGCTAATAGATCCATTTCATGGAATAGAGGATTTGCGCCAGCGAATAATCCGTACTCCAACAGACCCTTGTATAACTTTTTCTGACGACCCGCTGAGAATGTTACGGGCAATCCGCTTTGCTTCTACCTTAAACTTCACGATACTTCCCCAAACATTAGAAGCCATTAAGCAATATGCCGGTCGTATTTCAATTATTTCTTATGAGCGCATTAGCGAAGAGCTAAACAAAATGATTATGGCGGTAAAGCCTTCCGCTGGCTTCAAATTATTATATGAAACCGGACTTTTGGCACTGATTTTCCCTGAAATGCAGAAACTAAGTGGTGTTGAAGAAATGGAAGGAAAAGCACATAAAGACAATTTTTGGCACACGCTGCAAGTCCTTGATAATCTGTCTGTTTATTCGGATAATTTGTGGCTACGGTGGGCAGCTATTTTACACGATATTGCTAAACCCCAAACTAAACGTTTTGACTCTAAGGCAGGTTGGACCTTTCATGGGCACGAAGATAAAGGGGCTAAAATGGTACCCAAAATCTTTACGCGCCTGAAACTTCCCCTAAATGAAAAAATGCGCTATGTCCAAAAGTTAGTTCAATTACATCTAAGACCCATTGCTCTGGTGGATGACGTTGTTACCGATAGCGCTATTCGTAGATTGGTCGTAGATGCCGGTGATGATTTAGAGGACTTAATGAAGCTGTGCCGAGCCGACATCACCACCCGAGATAAACGGAAACTAAATCGCTATTTAGCTAATTTCAAACACGTTGAAGAGAGAATTGCCCAAATAACAGAGCGCGACCACCTCCGTAATTGGCAGCCACCAGTAAGCGGAGAAGTTATTATGGAACGCTACAAATTAAACCCCTCTCCTACTGTAGGACAAATCAAACTGGCAATCCGAAATGTAATCTTAGACGGAATTGTCCCCAATGAATTTCAGGCAGCAATCAACTATTTAGATGAATTAGTGCCGAAAATTATTGCCAATAATAATGCTACAAAAACTACCGAATCAACATCACATACCCAGACCTAA
- a CDS encoding gliding motility-associated C-terminal domain-containing protein: MRIFIALVVCLGLISVKVLAQLEATHWFFGNGAGLSFYSGNPQIEVGSRLGAPGGCSALSDSTGQLRCYSNGYQVWNQNHQLLINGTNIGGDPTASQPALLIPKPKSNNEVYLFTNQRTTGNFSVAILDLSAHNGQGTLISKQVLAYRMTEKLTAVLHSDKKSYWILGHRWASNTFIICKLTETGLVSIDSQQVGAIHIGTPRNGTGVAKVSPIGNYLVLTRPDDDAFDIFDFNTTTGQVTFRKTVTTIRNPYGIAFSPDGNLVYVSGYYYAQGGTRVNQIFQIKLPNSTPSLIGSYSDPTFYPEYPAGDMQFGLDGKIYLAIDGQYALDVIHEPNVAGNRCRFQHKALPLGSYLSRLGLPNFVQSWLVLKPANFTAKEVACTGVPVTFKASQKIPTQSKIWTFPDNQILSGDSVSYVFPDTGIFTVKLIVSLANGTQDSISKKITILPYPQNPFLPVYTACTGDVIKLNAQNNGATYYWSDGYTSSEISVTLPGKYAVLVRYGGGVCQETFQTEVQFITPPKPDLGNDTVFCDLPKWDLAANTAATSYRWSNGSHDSIITVSQSGRYFVEACIGSCCRSDTIQIQFVSSPKLNLPDTVFLCPESGETQLIQAGRAKFYFWQPGNVSTSWFLASQLGICTLTSWNDPNCVSIDTITIQSNCHYLWIPTAFSPNGDGHNDFFQIVSQNTESFDFQLFDRNGQLVFATKSADFSWDGGNYPESTFYYTVKYRLLGFDTEYFRSGYVMLIR, translated from the coding sequence ATGCGAATTTTTATCGCTCTTGTAGTTTGTTTGGGGTTAATTTCGGTTAAAGTTTTAGCACAATTAGAGGCTACGCATTGGTTTTTTGGGAATGGCGCAGGGCTTTCATTTTATTCAGGAAATCCGCAAATAGAGGTAGGAAGTCGCTTGGGCGCACCTGGCGGCTGCTCCGCCCTCTCTGATTCCACCGGCCAGCTACGCTGCTACTCTAACGGATACCAAGTTTGGAACCAAAATCACCAACTACTCATTAACGGAACAAACATCGGCGGAGACCCAACGGCATCTCAACCGGCATTATTAATCCCAAAACCCAAATCCAACAACGAGGTTTATCTATTTACAAACCAGCGAACAACGGGTAATTTTTCCGTAGCTATACTGGATTTATCAGCTCATAACGGGCAGGGAACATTGATTTCAAAACAAGTTTTGGCTTATAGAATGACCGAAAAACTAACCGCAGTACTTCATTCTGATAAAAAGTCTTACTGGATTCTGGGGCATCGCTGGGCATCTAACACATTTATTATCTGTAAACTCACAGAAACCGGCTTAGTGAGTATAGACTCCCAGCAAGTAGGGGCTATCCATATCGGAACACCCCGCAATGGCACAGGAGTTGCTAAGGTTTCACCAATAGGAAATTATCTTGTTTTAACTCGCCCTGATGATGACGCTTTTGATATTTTTGACTTTAATACCACTACGGGCCAAGTAACTTTTCGCAAAACAGTTACCACAATTCGCAACCCCTATGGCATAGCATTTTCGCCGGACGGTAATTTGGTATATGTTTCTGGATATTACTACGCACAAGGTGGAACACGAGTAAATCAAATTTTTCAAATAAAATTACCTAATTCAACACCCTCATTAATAGGTAGTTATTCTGACCCAACCTTTTATCCAGAATATCCTGCCGGAGATATGCAGTTTGGTTTAGACGGCAAAATTTACTTAGCCATAGATGGCCAATATGCTTTGGATGTTATCCATGAGCCAAATGTGGCCGGAAATAGATGCCGATTCCAGCATAAAGCATTGCCTTTGGGAAGCTATTTGAGCAGACTTGGCCTGCCAAATTTTGTACAATCATGGTTGGTTTTGAAGCCGGCTAACTTTACCGCTAAAGAAGTAGCTTGCACCGGCGTACCGGTAACTTTTAAAGCATCTCAAAAAATCCCAACACAAAGTAAAATATGGACTTTTCCTGATAATCAAATACTTAGTGGTGATTCCGTTTCGTATGTATTTCCAGACACCGGTATTTTTACCGTCAAATTAATCGTTTCTTTGGCCAATGGTACGCAGGATTCTATATCCAAAAAAATCACTATTTTACCGTATCCTCAAAATCCCTTTTTACCCGTTTACACTGCCTGCACAGGAGATGTAATCAAGTTAAATGCTCAAAATAACGGAGCAACATATTACTGGTCAGATGGTTATACGAGTTCTGAAATTTCAGTAACACTACCGGGTAAATATGCAGTATTGGTACGTTATGGTGGCGGAGTTTGTCAGGAAACATTTCAAACGGAGGTACAATTTATCACGCCGCCAAAACCTGACTTGGGAAACGATACTGTTTTTTGTGATTTACCTAAATGGGATTTAGCTGCTAACACTGCTGCAACAAGTTATCGTTGGTCTAATGGCTCTCATGATTCGATAATTACGGTTTCTCAAAGTGGCCGTTATTTTGTAGAAGCCTGTATAGGAAGCTGTTGCCGTTCGGATACCATTCAAATACAGTTTGTATCTTCTCCCAAGTTAAATCTTCCGGACACTGTTTTTTTGTGCCCAGAATCCGGTGAAACTCAATTGATTCAAGCTGGGCGTGCCAAATTTTATTTCTGGCAGCCCGGCAATGTATCTACTTCATGGTTTTTAGCGAGCCAATTAGGTATTTGCACCCTCACTTCTTGGAATGACCCGAATTGTGTTTCGATAGATACAATAACAATCCAAAGTAACTGCCATTATTTATGGATTCCGACAGCTTTTAGCCCTAACGGAGACGGGCATAACGATTTCTTTCAAATAGTGAGTCAAAATACTGAATCATTTGATTTTCAATTATTTGACAGAAATGGACAACTCGTTTTTGCAACTAAGTCGGCTGATTTTTCTTGGGATGGGGGAAACTATCCGGAATCTACTTTTTACTATACCGTAAAATACAGACTGTTAGGCTTTGATACAGAATATTTTAGGTCTGGGTATGTGATGTTGATTCGGTAG